One window of Pseudacidobacterium ailaaui genomic DNA carries:
- a CDS encoding ABC transporter ATP-binding protein — protein MSVTFQRDKDQVHVLENVSLEVGDGEFVCLVGPSGCGKTTLLNAMAGFLAPTAGEIRVDGEVVQGPDPRRIFVFQERGVFPWLTVEGNIGFGLFRLSRAEREQRIAHYVKMVGLQGFEKAYPSELSGGMKQRLEVARALAVNPDMLFLDEPFGALDSITRLVMRKELLRIWEAERKTIIFVTHDIDEAVQLADRVVVMSSRPATIQQIVDIDIPHPRNLSSARYLELRDGIFQQIGLAHQI, from the coding sequence GTGAGCGTCACCTTTCAGCGCGACAAAGACCAGGTCCATGTACTTGAAAATGTGAGCCTGGAGGTGGGCGATGGCGAGTTTGTCTGCCTGGTTGGCCCTTCCGGATGCGGAAAGACCACCCTGCTGAATGCTATGGCTGGGTTTCTTGCGCCCACGGCAGGAGAGATCCGCGTGGACGGCGAAGTGGTGCAGGGGCCGGACCCGCGCCGTATCTTTGTCTTTCAGGAGCGGGGTGTTTTTCCCTGGCTTACGGTCGAAGGCAACATCGGCTTTGGGCTCTTCAGATTGTCCCGGGCGGAGCGCGAACAGCGCATCGCCCACTACGTGAAGATGGTCGGACTCCAGGGCTTTGAAAAGGCCTATCCCAGCGAGCTTTCCGGAGGAATGAAGCAGAGGCTGGAAGTCGCGCGCGCCCTGGCCGTGAATCCGGACATGCTGTTTCTGGATGAGCCATTCGGCGCGCTGGACTCGATTACGCGGCTGGTGATGCGTAAGGAACTGCTGCGCATCTGGGAGGCCGAGCGAAAGACGATCATCTTTGTGACGCATGATATTGACGAGGCCGTGCAGCTTGCCGATCGGGTGGTGGTGATGAGCTCGCGTCCGGCGACGATCCAGCAAATTGTGGACATCGACATTCCGCATCCGCGCAATCTCAGTTCGGCACGCTATCTGGAGCTGCGTGACGGAATCTTTCAACAGATTGGACTGGCGCACCAGATATGA
- a CDS encoding ABC transporter permease → MLATGALLLLWHYGVLWSGTRVFPSPHDVEKGMGELLRHHVLWADIRDSLRRVALGFGLSVLAGIPVGLLLGWYPAANEVVNPVMQVLRPISPIAWIPVAIIFFGVGDKAAIFLIFLGSFFPIVVACINGVSNVPAIYRRAGRNFGLTPAQILARVVFPAALPQVLTGLRIALGIAWLVVVAAEMIAVDSGLGFLVIDSRNSGKRYDLVVAAILMIGVIGLVLDTAFRSLEKMRAVRWGFRNES, encoded by the coding sequence GTGCTGGCCACTGGAGCGCTGTTGCTGCTCTGGCATTATGGAGTGCTCTGGAGCGGCACGCGGGTCTTCCCCTCCCCACATGATGTCGAGAAAGGCATGGGTGAACTTCTGCGCCACCATGTTCTGTGGGCCGACATACGAGACTCGCTGCGGCGCGTGGCCCTTGGCTTCGGGCTTTCTGTTCTGGCGGGCATCCCGGTGGGCCTGTTGCTGGGCTGGTATCCGGCGGCCAACGAGGTCGTGAATCCGGTCATGCAAGTGCTGCGCCCCATCAGCCCGATTGCTTGGATTCCTGTGGCCATCATCTTTTTTGGCGTGGGAGACAAGGCGGCCATCTTCCTTATTTTTCTGGGTTCCTTCTTTCCGATTGTGGTTGCCTGCATCAACGGCGTTTCCAATGTGCCGGCCATCTACCGGCGTGCGGGGCGCAACTTTGGCCTGACCCCGGCGCAGATTCTGGCCCGAGTGGTCTTCCCGGCGGCATTGCCACAGGTCCTGACCGGGCTGCGTATCGCGCTGGGCATTGCCTGGCTGGTGGTGGTGGCGGCAGAGATGATTGCTGTTGACTCCGGTCTGGGCTTTCTGGTGATTGATTCCCGCAATTCCGGAAAACGCTACGACCTGGTGGTGGCCGCCATTCTCATGATTGGCGTCATCGGTCTGGTCCTCGATACGGCCTTCCGCAGCCTGGAGAAGATGAGAGCAGTGCGATGGGGGTTTCGCAATGAATCCTAA
- a CDS encoding ABC transporter substrate-binding protein, whose protein sequence is MNPKRIAILGLASWLVLITALHGYLNVNWGAVLNDFRPPEKRKVVVAYLPVTCQLTCPVTDYISKFSESGEIFLPRMFQGFPEIKEALISNKVQAAFIVAPLAIALVAQGVPIKVVYLGHRYGSALVVSKNGPVKQFTDLKGRTVAIPSRFSDERLILFRAMKIWGMKPGDIHMVEMAPPDVSGALAAGAIDGFVMGEPFPSQAEMAGYGKVLFQARDYWPDYMSCILVVRQDLIDKRPEAVQVLVDGIARSGLWLDKGKRYREDAADFVGRYYYNQKPALLRWALTKPMDRVVYSPLAPRKADFDLVRDLMMETGVLNKKIEFSDYTDTRFSDKATMQTPWKYEPGIAAAN, encoded by the coding sequence ATGAATCCTAAACGAATTGCCATTCTGGGGCTGGCCTCATGGCTGGTCCTGATTACGGCCCTCCATGGATATCTCAATGTGAACTGGGGGGCGGTGCTTAATGACTTCCGTCCGCCGGAGAAGCGCAAGGTCGTGGTGGCGTATCTTCCTGTCACCTGCCAGCTTACCTGTCCGGTGACCGACTATATCTCAAAGTTTTCCGAAAGCGGTGAGATCTTTCTGCCCCGGATGTTTCAGGGTTTTCCCGAGATCAAAGAAGCGTTGATTTCCAATAAGGTGCAGGCGGCGTTTATTGTGGCGCCCCTGGCCATTGCGCTGGTCGCGCAAGGCGTCCCGATTAAGGTGGTCTACCTGGGCCATCGTTACGGGAGCGCGCTGGTGGTCAGCAAAAATGGACCGGTAAAACAGTTCACCGACCTGAAGGGCCGCACGGTTGCCATTCCCAGCCGCTTTTCCGATGAAAGGCTCATCCTGTTCCGCGCCATGAAGATCTGGGGAATGAAGCCAGGTGACATTCATATGGTAGAGATGGCACCCCCCGATGTCTCCGGTGCGCTGGCCGCAGGCGCGATTGATGGTTTTGTCATGGGCGAACCTTTTCCTTCCCAGGCGGAGATGGCAGGCTACGGCAAGGTGCTCTTCCAAGCGCGGGACTACTGGCCTGACTATATGTCCTGCATACTTGTGGTTCGCCAGGACCTGATTGACAAGCGTCCTGAGGCCGTCCAGGTGCTGGTCGACGGGATTGCGCGCTCCGGTCTATGGCTGGACAAGGGCAAACGTTACCGGGAAGACGCAGCGGACTTTGTAGGGCGCTACTACTATAACCAGAAGCCTGCCCTGCTGCGCTGGGCCCTGACCAAGCCGATGGACCGCGTCGTCTATTCTCCGCTGGCTCCGAGGAAAGCGGACTTTGACCTGGTGCGCGACCTGATGATGGAAACCGGCGTGCTGAATAAGAAGATAGAGTTTTCTGACTACACAGATACTCGTTTTTCAGACAAAGCCACGATGCAGACGCCCTGGAAGTATGAGCCGGGGATCGCCGCGGCCAATTAG
- a CDS encoding cation transporter, protein MLRRHFLQFIGAAGATGLAAAAKLHSGEARSVEYAVRGFTCITCAVGLETLLQQKKGVLSAKASYPNASVSIRFDPEKVTEEQLKGYIAEMGFTATPKHA, encoded by the coding sequence ATGTTACGCAGACACTTTCTTCAATTCATTGGCGCTGCCGGAGCAACGGGCCTGGCTGCGGCCGCAAAGCTGCACAGCGGGGAGGCCCGTTCCGTCGAGTACGCGGTCAGGGGCTTTACCTGCATCACCTGCGCCGTAGGTCTGGAGACCCTTCTGCAACAGAAGAAGGGCGTCCTTTCCGCCAAGGCAAGTTATCCGAATGCATCGGTCAGCATCCGCTTTGACCCGGAAAAGGTCACCGAGGAGCAACTGAAGGGCTACATCGCCGAGATGGGCTTTACTGCTACTCCAAAACACGCCTAG
- a CDS encoding DUF169 domain-containing protein, with protein MTDYLRIAKGLMQDLSLLHRPVAVCFTDAVPDGVPQYPERVPAGCRFWQEGATASFATSAVDHALCAIGTYTHNLQAGPAQQQELMAALQLFRELDYVREEDVAALPVLQKSPRYVLYAPLDEARVRPDVVLLFVNASQALLLSEAVQQVEQGHAPAMGRPACAVVPQVANTGRAAVSMGCCGARAYLDVLREDTMLFALPGATLEAYAQRVEVLAAANRTLSRFHQIRQRELAAGRRPSIEELVVQVQTL; from the coding sequence GTGACGGACTACTTGCGCATCGCTAAGGGGCTCATGCAGGACCTTTCCCTGCTGCACAGACCCGTAGCGGTATGCTTCACCGATGCCGTACCCGATGGTGTCCCGCAATATCCGGAGCGGGTCCCCGCAGGATGCCGTTTCTGGCAGGAAGGCGCTACGGCCAGCTTTGCGACCTCTGCCGTGGACCATGCCCTCTGCGCCATTGGAACCTATACGCACAACCTACAAGCCGGGCCAGCACAGCAGCAGGAACTGATGGCGGCGCTTCAGCTCTTCCGCGAACTTGATTACGTGCGGGAAGAAGACGTCGCCGCGCTTCCTGTGCTTCAAAAAAGTCCTAGGTATGTTCTTTATGCTCCGCTGGATGAGGCGAGGGTACGGCCCGATGTTGTGCTGTTGTTTGTGAACGCAAGCCAGGCGCTGCTGCTTTCAGAAGCGGTGCAGCAGGTGGAGCAGGGCCATGCTCCCGCCATGGGAAGGCCGGCATGTGCGGTGGTCCCTCAGGTGGCCAACACCGGACGGGCGGCGGTAAGCATGGGATGCTGCGGTGCGCGCGCATATCTGGATGTCCTGCGCGAGGACACGATGCTGTTTGCATTGCCGGGCGCAACTCTTGAGGCCTATGCCCAGCGGGTCGAGGTGCTGGCCGCGGCCAATCGGACGTTGTCCCGCTTTCATCAGATCAGGCAGCGGGAGCTGGCCGCAGGGAGACGGCCTTCCATCGAAGAACTGGTGGTCCAGGTCCAGACCCTGTAA
- a CDS encoding glycoside hydrolase family 3 C-terminal domain-containing protein has translation MHHQKQSAFRWNSAFSRIRQFRQAAVVVLCLLCCRCSFAQQTPAYLNPALPPEERAADLVKRMTLEEKASQLVNQARAIPRLHVPAYDWWSEALHGVAVNGTTEFPEPVGLAATFDPDAIHKMAVVIGTEGRIVHAKEVQANGGNSSIFHGLDFWAPNINIFRDPRWGRGQETYGEDPFLTARMGVAFVTGMQGTDPKYYRVISTPKHFAVHSGPEPTRHVADVTVSKHDELDTYLPAFRATVTEAQAGSVMCAYNSINGEPACANQFLLQDQLRGKWKFGGYVVSDCGAVIDIYQNHHFKPTQAQASAISLQRGMDNECVDFTFKVKDDHDYKPYLDAVHEGYLKESDIDRALVRLFTARMKLGMFDPPEMVSYTKIDPEELNSPAHRELARRIADESMVLLKNDGTLPLKTSGLRIAVIGPLASQTRVLLGNYNGIPTHTVSILEGLRKEFASSTIQYVPGTQFLNHDADPVPASALGGIKESFSRLDMTNINRPEAMKPLAERNVSTIDVSAQPLPAEVAQVHPLAIRWEGTLTAPATGDYNLGLKANGFFRIQLDGKNVTSSYSGDASEAKLGRVHLEAGRPSTLRVEYTPPEQETPAAQLVWSKVDMRPQPEAITAAQNAGVVIAVLGITSELEGEEMQVSEPGFKGGDRTSLDLPKPEEDLLEALVATGKPVVLVLTNGSALSVNWAKEHVNAILDAWYPGEEGGTAVAETLSGKNNPAGRLPVTFYTGVDQLPPFESYDMKGRTYRYFEGTPLYPFGYGLSYTTFSYSNLKLPDSVTAGQPLTAEVTVTNTGKVAGDEVAQLYLSFPDVKGAPIRALRGFRRVHLNPGQSETVHFELKPRDLSMVTEDGKIIVPEGKYSVSAGGGQPNTGAPTVAGTFEMKGTVTLPE, from the coding sequence GTGCACCATCAGAAACAGTCTGCTTTTCGGTGGAACTCTGCTTTTTCTCGGATACGCCAGTTCCGTCAAGCCGCGGTCGTTGTGCTGTGCCTGCTTTGCTGCCGCTGCAGCTTCGCGCAGCAAACACCCGCTTATTTGAATCCGGCCCTGCCGCCGGAAGAGCGTGCAGCTGATCTGGTAAAGCGCATGACGCTTGAAGAAAAGGCCTCGCAGCTTGTCAATCAGGCGCGCGCCATTCCTCGTCTGCATGTCCCCGCCTACGACTGGTGGAGTGAGGCGCTGCATGGAGTAGCGGTCAATGGCACAACAGAATTTCCTGAACCTGTCGGCCTTGCCGCTACCTTTGACCCAGACGCCATCCACAAGATGGCAGTCGTCATTGGCACCGAGGGCCGCATTGTTCATGCTAAGGAGGTCCAGGCCAATGGCGGCAACAGCTCCATCTTTCACGGCCTCGATTTCTGGGCACCCAACATCAACATCTTCCGTGACCCGCGCTGGGGCCGCGGACAGGAAACCTACGGTGAAGACCCCTTCCTGACCGCGCGCATGGGCGTGGCCTTCGTGACCGGAATGCAGGGCACAGACCCGAAATACTACCGCGTCATCTCCACGCCGAAACACTTCGCCGTACACAGCGGTCCGGAGCCGACCCGCCATGTTGCGGACGTGACTGTGAGCAAGCACGATGAGCTGGACACTTACCTGCCTGCCTTCCGCGCCACGGTCACGGAGGCCCAGGCCGGTTCTGTGATGTGCGCCTACAACAGCATCAACGGCGAGCCTGCCTGCGCCAATCAGTTTCTGCTGCAGGACCAGCTGCGCGGCAAGTGGAAGTTTGGCGGCTACGTGGTTTCAGACTGCGGTGCAGTGATAGACATCTACCAGAACCATCACTTCAAACCGACCCAGGCGCAGGCCTCGGCCATCAGCCTGCAACGTGGAATGGACAATGAGTGTGTAGACTTCACCTTCAAAGTGAAGGACGATCACGACTACAAGCCCTATCTCGATGCCGTCCACGAAGGTTACCTCAAGGAGAGCGACATCGACCGCGCCCTTGTCCGGCTCTTTACCGCCCGCATGAAGCTCGGCATGTTCGACCCTCCGGAGATGGTGTCCTATACGAAGATCGACCCCGAAGAGCTGAACAGCCCTGCGCATCGCGAACTGGCGCGCAGGATCGCCGACGAGTCCATGGTGCTGCTGAAGAATGACGGAACGCTGCCGCTGAAGACCAGCGGCCTCAGGATTGCCGTCATCGGTCCACTCGCAAGCCAGACCCGGGTGCTTCTGGGCAATTACAACGGCATCCCTACGCATACGGTCTCCATTCTTGAAGGACTGCGAAAGGAGTTTGCCTCCAGCACGATCCAGTATGTTCCCGGAACACAGTTCCTCAACCACGATGCAGATCCGGTACCAGCCTCGGCATTGGGCGGCATCAAAGAGAGCTTTTCCAGGCTCGATATGACGAACATCAACCGGCCCGAAGCCATGAAGCCGCTGGCTGAGCGGAACGTCTCGACGATCGATGTTTCTGCACAGCCCCTCCCTGCCGAGGTGGCCCAGGTCCACCCTCTGGCCATACGCTGGGAAGGCACACTGACCGCGCCGGCGACGGGTGACTACAATCTGGGCCTTAAGGCAAACGGGTTTTTCCGCATCCAGCTCGACGGAAAAAATGTCACCTCTTCCTATAGCGGTGATGCCAGCGAAGCCAAGCTGGGCCGTGTCCATCTGGAGGCCGGAAGGCCCTCCACGCTCCGCGTGGAATACACGCCGCCGGAGCAGGAAACACCGGCAGCGCAACTGGTCTGGTCCAAAGTGGACATGAGGCCGCAACCTGAGGCCATCACAGCAGCGCAGAACGCCGGTGTCGTCATTGCCGTCCTTGGCATCACCAGTGAACTCGAAGGTGAAGAGATGCAGGTCAGTGAGCCCGGCTTTAAGGGTGGCGACCGCACCAGCCTCGACCTTCCTAAGCCCGAGGAAGACCTTCTGGAGGCCCTGGTGGCCACCGGGAAGCCGGTCGTGCTGGTGCTGACCAATGGCAGCGCGCTCTCCGTCAACTGGGCCAAAGAACACGTGAATGCCATCCTCGATGCGTGGTATCCGGGCGAAGAGGGCGGGACGGCCGTTGCCGAAACGCTTTCCGGCAAGAACAATCCGGCCGGACGCCTCCCGGTGACGTTCTACACCGGCGTGGACCAGCTTCCGCCTTTCGAGAGCTATGACATGAAGGGGCGCACGTATCGCTACTTTGAGGGAACGCCGCTCTATCCCTTTGGATACGGATTGAGCTATACCACCTTTTCCTACAGCAACCTCAAGTTGCCGGACAGCGTAACTGCAGGCCAGCCGCTGACTGCTGAGGTGACCGTCACCAATACCGGCAAGGTAGCAGGGGACGAAGTGGCCCAGCTCTATCTCAGCTTCCCGGATGTGAAGGGCGCTCCCATTCGCGCGCTGCGCGGCTTCCGGCGCGTGCATCTCAACCCCGGCCAGTCGGAGACCGTTCACTTTGAGTTGAAGCCGCGTGACCTGAGCATGGTGACTGAGGACGGCAAGATCATCGTTCCGGAAGGCAAGTACTCTGTCTCTGCCGGAGGCGGTCAGCCGAACACAGGAGCACCAACAGTGGCCGGAACCTTTGAAATGAAGGGCACAGTCACGCTGCCCGAATAG
- a CDS encoding DUF3147 family protein: protein MIEIRTSALRESKPHEYLLRFLFGGLCSLLAGLVAKRYGPEIGGLFLAFPAIFPAGASLIESHERRKKRAIGKDGTLRGRMAAASDAAGAALGCVGLSLFGWTLWQLLPRLHSALCLVLASLVWLVITPGLWELRRRRFLARRCRGRSKVSG, encoded by the coding sequence ATGATTGAGATCCGCACGTCCGCACTCCGGGAATCGAAACCACACGAGTATCTTCTGCGTTTTCTCTTTGGCGGCCTCTGCAGTCTGCTGGCTGGCCTGGTGGCCAAACGCTATGGCCCGGAGATCGGCGGCTTGTTCCTGGCCTTTCCTGCAATTTTTCCTGCCGGTGCGAGTCTGATTGAGTCGCACGAGCGCAGAAAAAAGCGCGCCATCGGGAAAGACGGTACGCTACGCGGCAGGATGGCTGCTGCCAGCGACGCCGCCGGTGCCGCTCTGGGGTGCGTGGGTCTGTCTCTGTTCGGCTGGACCCTCTGGCAGCTGCTGCCGCGGCTGCATTCTGCTCTGTGCCTCGTCCTTGCTTCTCTGGTGTGGCTGGTGATCACCCCCGGTCTGTGGGAGCTGCGCAGACGCCGCTTTCTTGCCCGCAGATGCAGAGGCAGGAGCAAGGTCTCGGGCTGA
- a CDS encoding DUF3147 family protein, which yields MQESLYRFLLGGTLVTLFAMLADVLRPKSFAGLFGAAPSIALATLTLTIVHEGRNAAALEARSMVPGALGFLVYAAMVSWTLRRWKTSTLWTTVLLMPLWFVVSFSTAGLFSMATAR from the coding sequence ATGCAGGAATCCCTGTACCGTTTTCTTCTGGGCGGCACTCTGGTCACTCTCTTCGCCATGCTGGCCGACGTGCTGAGGCCGAAAAGCTTCGCAGGACTTTTCGGGGCCGCCCCTTCCATTGCCCTCGCCACCCTCACCCTGACGATTGTCCATGAGGGCAGAAATGCTGCTGCGCTTGAGGCACGTTCCATGGTCCCCGGAGCGCTTGGTTTTCTTGTGTATGCAGCCATGGTGAGCTGGACCTTGCGCCGCTGGAAGACCAGCACACTGTGGACCACGGTCCTCCTGATGCCGCTCTGGTTTGTCGTGAGTTTTTCTACCGCAGGACTCTTTTCCATGGCCACGGCCCGATGA
- a CDS encoding inorganic diphosphatase: protein MKALADPVRLAPLDKKGHLLQVVVETPRKSRNKFAFDPEQKIFILKSVLPAGMVFPYDFGFLPRTRAEDGDPLDVLLLMDEPAYPGICVGSRLIGVIEGEQLDGKKRLRNDRLLAVAAVTHEYARIKRFGDLPEHWITELEQFFVNYHNLEGKKYRLLGVRGHDTAMKLIQKSRKALR, encoded by the coding sequence ATGAAGGCGCTGGCAGATCCAGTCCGTCTTGCTCCTCTGGACAAGAAGGGCCATCTTCTACAGGTTGTGGTCGAAACCCCCAGAAAGAGCCGCAATAAATTCGCATTCGATCCCGAACAGAAAATCTTCATTCTGAAAAGTGTTCTGCCGGCAGGCATGGTCTTTCCTTATGACTTCGGTTTTCTGCCACGCACCAGGGCCGAAGATGGAGATCCGCTCGACGTGCTACTGCTCATGGACGAGCCGGCCTACCCTGGTATCTGCGTAGGCTCACGTCTGATCGGCGTCATCGAAGGGGAACAGCTGGATGGCAAGAAAAGGCTGCGAAATGACCGCCTGCTGGCCGTGGCTGCCGTGACCCATGAATACGCGCGGATCAAACGCTTCGGTGATCTTCCCGAGCACTGGATTACGGAGCTGGAACAGTTCTTTGTGAACTATCACAACCTGGAAGGAAAGAAATACCGCCTGCTCGGCGTTCGCGGACACGATACCGCCATGAAACTCATCCAGAAATCCCGCAAAGCATTGAGGTAA